The following proteins are co-located in the Pseudomonas synxantha genome:
- a CDS encoding lactonase family protein encodes MLMRKFWPLLMAGSVGAMSVQAAPADTYELLVGSYTAGTSEGIYRLQFDSRTGQFSGQPVLAAKTANPSWLTVSQDQKYLFVVNENGPGQKDPVGRVSSYRIDPKNYQLTLINQVQSLGNEPTHSSVAADGRHLFVANYSVLEDPGGSLAILPVDGEGKLSAPVQLSGHPASRVNPERQASNHVHSVVSSPDGKYVFVQDLGADKVFVYQYDPKANHELPLTPANPPSVQLPPGSGPRHLLFSADGKHAWLTTEMSAQVAVFDYNDGKLTQTQLLDYAAGQPVSDKAGAALHASSDGKFLYVSNRGTANQLLVFSIDPATAHLKEVQRRSVEGDHPREFSLDPSGKFLLTANQKSNEIVVIERDPKTGLLGKTVQKLPIDAPSDIKFLVRQ; translated from the coding sequence ATGTTGATGCGTAAATTCTGGCCCCTGTTGATGGCGGGCAGCGTCGGTGCCATGTCGGTGCAGGCTGCACCGGCTGACACCTATGAACTGTTGGTGGGCAGCTACACCGCCGGTACCAGCGAAGGGATCTACCGGCTGCAGTTTGACAGCCGAACCGGCCAGTTCAGCGGCCAGCCCGTACTGGCTGCCAAGACGGCCAACCCCTCGTGGTTGACGGTTTCCCAGGACCAGAAGTACCTGTTTGTGGTCAACGAGAACGGCCCGGGCCAGAAAGACCCGGTCGGCCGTGTCAGCAGCTACCGCATCGACCCAAAGAACTATCAGCTCACCCTGATCAACCAGGTTCAGAGCCTGGGCAATGAGCCTACCCATTCCAGCGTCGCCGCCGATGGCCGCCACCTGTTCGTCGCCAATTATTCGGTGCTGGAAGACCCGGGCGGCAGCCTGGCGATCCTGCCGGTAGACGGCGAGGGCAAGCTCTCGGCCCCGGTGCAGTTGAGCGGGCACCCGGCCAGCCGGGTGAACCCTGAGCGCCAGGCCTCCAACCATGTGCATTCGGTGGTGTCGTCGCCGGATGGCAAGTATGTATTCGTACAGGACCTGGGGGCGGACAAGGTGTTTGTCTACCAATACGACCCCAAGGCCAATCACGAACTGCCGCTGACCCCCGCGAACCCGCCTTCGGTGCAGTTGCCGCCGGGCAGTGGCCCGCGCCACTTGCTGTTCAGCGCTGACGGCAAACACGCCTGGTTGACTACCGAGATGAGCGCCCAAGTCGCCGTGTTCGACTATAACGACGGCAAGCTGACGCAAACCCAGTTGCTGGACTATGCCGCCGGCCAACCGGTATCCGACAAGGCCGGTGCTGCGTTGCATGCTTCAAGCGATGGCAAGTTCCTCTATGTAAGCAACCGTGGCACGGCCAATCAGTTGCTGGTGTTCAGCATCGATCCGGCCACCGCGCACCTCAAGGAAGTCCAGCGCCGCTCCGTCGAAGGTGATCACCCACGCGAGTTCAGCCTCGACCCCAGCGGCAAGTTCCTGCTGACCGCCAACCAGAAAAGCAATGAAATCGTGGTGATAGAACGCGACCCCAAGACTGGCCTGCTGGGTAAAACCGTGCAGAAGTTGCCGATCGATGCGCCCAGCGACATCAAGTTCCTGGTGCGTCAATAA
- a CDS encoding glutathione S-transferase produces MSEALLYSFRRCPYAMRARLALRYSGVAVRIVEVSLKAKPAEMLALSPKGTVPVLSVQGRVLEESLDIMQWALAQHDPDDWALKGNPAVLALIAENDQAFKHQLNRYKYAERYPGQPMEHYRAEGEVFLQKLEDLLASREYLLADHLSLADVALAPFVRQFAHVDREWFAATPYRRLQAWLQRFLESPLFVAVMAKS; encoded by the coding sequence GTGAGCGAGGCGCTGCTGTATTCGTTCCGGCGTTGCCCCTATGCGATGCGGGCACGCCTGGCGTTGCGTTATTCAGGCGTGGCGGTGCGCATTGTCGAAGTCAGCCTGAAAGCCAAGCCGGCCGAGATGCTGGCGCTGTCGCCCAAGGGTACGGTGCCAGTGTTGAGCGTGCAGGGTCGAGTGCTCGAAGAAAGCCTGGACATCATGCAATGGGCCCTGGCGCAGCACGATCCTGATGATTGGGCGCTCAAGGGCAACCCTGCGGTATTGGCGCTGATAGCCGAGAATGATCAGGCGTTCAAACATCAATTGAATCGATACAAGTATGCCGAGCGCTACCCGGGGCAGCCGATGGAACATTATCGGGCCGAGGGCGAGGTGTTCTTGCAGAAGCTGGAGGATTTGCTGGCGAGTCGGGAGTATTTGCTCGCCGATCACCTGAGCCTGGCGGATGTGGCGCTGGCGCCATTTGTACGGCAGTTTGCTCATGTGGATCGAGAGTGGTTTGCGGCTACGCCCTATCGGCGATTGCAGGCTTGGTTGCAGCGGTTTCTTGAGTCGCCGCTATTTGTTGCAGTAATGGCAAAATCTTAA